The DNA window CGAGGAGGCGGTCGCGCGCGCGGCGGTCGTCGACCGGGTGCTCGCCGAGCTCGACATGGCCGGGACCCCGCGGGTCGAGGCGGTGAACAAGTGCGACCTGCCCGGCGGGCGCTACAGGGGCGACGGGGAGGAGATACGGATCTCGGCCCTTACGGGCGAGGGGCTGACCGCTCTCCTCAAGAGGCTCGACCGGATCCTGTCCGCGGAGTTCCGGAAGGCCACTCTCCTCATCCCCATGGGGAGGGGGGAGGTGCTCTCGGAGCTCTACAGGGTGGGGCGCGTGGACAGCGTGCGCTACCTGGCGAAGGGGATCAGGGTGGAGCTCAGGCTCCACGAGAAGCACTACGGCCGCTACCGCGAGTTCGCGGCCAGAGGGGCAAGGCGCGGCAGGGGCGTTTCCTCTGGAAATCCCCGGCGCGATGATGTAACAGAGTAGGCTGCGAAAGAAGGGGACGATGGTCACGCCGGCGGACATGCTCACGATTCTCAGGCTGGTGCTCACGCCGGTGTTCCTGGCCCTGTTCGCGGCCGGCCTCCACGGCTGGGCGATCGCCTGCTTTTCAGTGGCGGGCGCCACCGACCTCGTCGACGGCACGGTCGCCAGGCTCACCGGCAGGCCTTCGAAGCTAGGGGCGCTTCTCGACCCTCTCGCCGACAAGGCGCTCATCCAGACCTGCTTCATATCGCTCGCCGTGGTCGGGATCCTCCCGCTGTGGTTCGTGCTTTTGGCGCTGGCCCGCGACGCGATGATCATCTCGGGCATCGCCTACCTCACCCGATCGAAGGTCGAGATACCCATCAGGGCGCTCATCATCTCCAAGATAGCCACCTTCTGCATGCTCCTTGTGGCTGTGACCGGGCTTGTGATCCGCATGAGCCCGGCCGCTGTCTTCATCGGCCGGCCGCTCCAACTGTGGCTCATCTGGGGCATCGTGATCACCGCCGCGCTGCTCCTCATAAGCGGCGTGAAGTACCTCATGATAGGGTTCGACATACTCCGCAACCGCAGCATCCGCGAAGAGCGCTTCAGATGATATCCGGACAGGGCAGAGTCGAGTGGCGGGACCTGGGCAGGGTCCGGTACGCAAAGGCCTGGCGGATGCAGGAGGATCTGCGCCGCGAGCGCCGGGCCGGCCGCATCCCCGACCGTCTGCTCCTGCTCGAGCACGATCCGGTCATCACGCAGGGGCGCAGGGGGATCGCCTCGGACGTCCTCTCCGGCGCCGATGCGCTGGCGGCCGAGGGGATTGAGCTCGTTGTCACCAACCGCGGGGGCAGGGCGACCTACCACGGCCCGGGGCAGCTGGTCGGCTACTTCATCTTCGACCTCGCAAAGGCGCGGCTGGGCGTGAGGGAGTTCGTGCGCATGGTCGAGGAGATGCTGATTGGGACCGTGGGCGAGTTCGGGATCAGGGCCGAAAGGGATGAGGGGCACCCTGGGATCTGGGCCGGGGGCGAGAAGCTCGCGGCCATAGGGCTCAACGTCTCGCACGGCGTCACCCAGCACGGCTTCGCGCTGAACGCGGGCTGCGATCTTTCCCCGTACCGCCACATCGTGGCGTGCGGCATAAGCGACCGCGGGGTCACCACGATGGAGCGGCTGCTCGACAGGCCGGTCGGGATGGACGAGCTCAAGCGGGCGGCTGTGGGGGCCGCGGCCGCGGTCTTCGGTCGCGATATGGTCGAGTGGGACGGGCGCTAGCCCGAGGTGAACGTGAGGCTCTCGTCAGCGGCCGCGTCTTGGGCCGGCTCCTGGTAGACCTCGACGAGCTCGCCCCTGGCCTCGTCGTCGGGCAGCGACTTGAGGTGATCCTCGTAGTCCTTGCGTTTGACCCTGCCGTCCCTGAGCTCCATGTCGATCAGCCTCAGGTCGAACTTCACGTCAGTGCTTTCGATCAGCTCTTTCCTCGCCATGTCGTCTCTGCTCCGCGCGCGGGCCGTATCGCCCGCTGAAATTTCAGTTGTTTGCCCGGGGGTCCTCTGCGTCACTTCTTCGACGGGGCTTTCTCGATGTGCATTATTATCTTGCCGTCCCTGAAGATCCTCACGTCTCCGGAGGACTCGGATATAACAAAGGCGAGCGCGCGGGTCAAGGATGTGATTCCCGCCGCGGCTATGTGGCGGCTCCCGAGGCCGCGGGGGAGCTGCGACTCGTCGGTCGCCGCCCCGAGGTAGCGCCCCGACGCGAGCACGGTCCCGTCGTCCGCGATGACGAAGGCGCCGTCCATCGCCGCGAACTCGCGCATCGTCTCCTTCATCGACGAGGTGAGGAGGTTGCGCTCCTCCTCCTCGTATCCGCGGAACGGGTTCATTATCATCTGCTTCGAGAGCTGCATCACCTTCTCGTGGTCGCCCACCACGAAGATGGTGCCTATGGGTTTGCCCTCGCGGCCGGTCTCGGCCAGCTCGATGGCGAGGTTGAGGACCGCCTGGAAGAGCTCGGGCTGGACCGTCTCGGAGATCTTGCCCACGCTGCGGCCCGCTATTATCTCCGACTCCTTCGAGGTGTCGACCGACTGGATGAGGTCGAGCGGGCCGGAGTCGGCGGGCCCCACGGCGAAGACGATCTTATCGCCCGGCTTCACCAGCTCCTGCGAGAGGGCCAGCGTCGTGCCTATCTTTATGAGCGAGATCCTCGTCAGCGCGATCCGCGGGAGCGTCAGCACCGCGTTCGCCCTGGAGGCGAGGGTGCCCCTGGCCTCCTCGCCGCTCTCCATCTTCCTCTTTCTCGAGAGGAGGATCACCTTGCGCCTCTTGGGGATCGGCTCGCTCCATTCCATGTCGTCGAGAGGATCGGCGTGGACCACGACCGCCGAGGCGCCGACCCTTGCGGCGATTTTGAAGGCGGTCTTGAGGAAGAGGGCGTTGTCGCTGTTCATCGGAACAACAATTACATTAACGGCGCCCATACTTCAAGGGCAAAGGCCGCGCGATTGACCTCGTTTTTCAGCTCATGTACTATGCCGGGCCATGCGAAACCTCTCGCGACTGTCGGCGGCGGTTCTGGCGCTGCTTTTGGCGGCAACGGCCCACTCTGCGATCGACGCGGCTGAGCCGTTCAGGGTCGTGCCCGGTTCGGAGGGGGGGAGCGTTCATGCCGGCGACGACTTCGAGTTCACGATGACCGTGACAGTGCCGGAGGGATACTATCTCTACGCGAGGGAGACCGACGTGGACTTCGCGAGCCTCGAGGGGCTCATGGTCAGGGAGGTCCTGTACCCCGAGCCGGCGACCAGGCACGATCCTTTTCTCGACAGGGAGGTCGAAGTCTACGGCAGCGACCTCAGGATCAGGATAAAGGGGGAGGCGCCCGAAGGGCTCGCCCCGGGGGTGCGCGAGCTGACCGCAGTGGTCTCCTTCAGGGGGTGCTCCCCGACCCTCTGCTTTCGGCCCGACGAGCGCGAGGTGGCCTTCAGCGTAGAGGTCGTTCCTGCCCGGTCCGCGGCCCCGGGAGCGCGGGGGGCAGACAAGGCCGGGGCGGAGGCGAGGCGGCCCGCGTCGATCTCCGAGAGGCTGGGACTTCGGCAGCTGTTCGCGGTGAGGGACTTCTCGGTCATCCTCGACAGGGGAGTTCTGTTCACCGTTCTCGTGGTCTTCCTCGCGGGGCTTTTCACCTCGCTGACCCCGTGCGTGTGGCCGGTGATACCGGCGGTCCTCATCTTCGTGGGGGTCCATCCCCACAGGCGTCTCCAGCACAACCTCCTTTCCGCGGCCCTGCTGGTCGCGGGGCTCGTGCTCACGTACTCGGCGCTCGGCCTCGGGGCCGTGGCGCTCGGCCGCAACCTCGGCTTCCTCTATCAGCAGCGCTGGTTT is part of the Pseudomonadota bacterium genome and encodes:
- a CDS encoding CDP-alcohol phosphatidyltransferase family protein, producing the protein MVTPADMLTILRLVLTPVFLALFAAGLHGWAIACFSVAGATDLVDGTVARLTGRPSKLGALLDPLADKALIQTCFISLAVVGILPLWFVLLALARDAMIISGIAYLTRSKVEIPIRALIISKIATFCMLLVAVTGLVIRMSPAAVFIGRPLQLWLIWGIVITAALLLISGVKYLMIGFDILRNRSIREERFR
- the lipB gene encoding lipoyl(octanoyl) transferase LipB, producing MISGQGRVEWRDLGRVRYAKAWRMQEDLRRERRAGRIPDRLLLLEHDPVITQGRRGIASDVLSGADALAAEGIELVVTNRGGRATYHGPGQLVGYFIFDLAKARLGVREFVRMVEEMLIGTVGEFGIRAERDEGHPGIWAGGEKLAAIGLNVSHGVTQHGFALNAGCDLSPYRHIVACGISDRGVTTMERLLDRPVGMDELKRAAVGAAAAVFGRDMVEWDGR
- a CDS encoding diadenylate cyclase; translation: MNSDNALFLKTAFKIAARVGASAVVVHADPLDDMEWSEPIPKRRKVILLSRKRKMESGEEARGTLASRANAVLTLPRIALTRISLIKIGTTLALSQELVKPGDKIVFAVGPADSGPLDLIQSVDTSKESEIIAGRSVGKISETVQPELFQAVLNLAIELAETGREGKPIGTIFVVGDHEKVMQLSKQMIMNPFRGYEEEERNLLTSSMKETMREFAAMDGAFVIADDGTVLASGRYLGAATDESQLPRGLGSRHIAAAGITSLTRALAFVISESSGDVRIFRDGKIIMHIEKAPSKK
- a CDS encoding thioredoxin family protein encodes the protein MRNLSRLSAAVLALLLAATAHSAIDAAEPFRVVPGSEGGSVHAGDDFEFTMTVTVPEGYYLYARETDVDFASLEGLMVREVLYPEPATRHDPFLDREVEVYGSDLRIRIKGEAPEGLAPGVRELTAVVSFRGCSPTLCFRPDEREVAFSVEVVPARSAAPGARGADKAGAEARRPASISERLGLRQLFAVRDFSVILDRGVLFTVLVVFLAGLFTSLTPCVWPVIPAVLIFVGVHPHRRLQHNLLSAALLVAGLVLTYSALGLGAVALGRNLGFLYQQRWFLALVVMFFLAMSLAMLGAFDVRIPRRLHERIHRLGGRGYRGALLAGMGLGLVASPCSGPVLAALLGYVALEGSYLKGFSLLVVFGGGMGLIMALMGAFYGELAGRLKGGTWMLWIRRALGVMLLFPAAFYMGSLLGWSAGSFAPSYRPGIEWMTEEAGALAEARRTARPVMIEFTADWCPPCRALERRFYSRPEIVELSGKMVPLRVDATSETPEVRRLIGKYGVLGWPSIVFLSPSGAPYDDLKVCDYSPTCVEEAMREAIDRSR